The Buttiauxella selenatireducens genome has a window encoding:
- a CDS encoding ABC transporter ATP-binding protein produces MTENRIHVQGLNIDYPGARVVENLSFTLGVERLALVGESGSGKSMTARSLMGLVRKPGKVSATHLNVLNHDLLTMHDRDWQRLRGNDISMVLQDPRYALNPVKNVAQQIDEALRLHQKLSTAQRRERIREVINAVGLQENVLLRYPAELSGGMGQRVMIAIALVNNPKVLIADEPTSALDARLRNQILELLVEQCEQRQMAMLLISHDLPLVAQHCQRVLVMYQGQKVDEMEARELATATHPYTRTLWTCRPNAATYGTMLPTLDRSQNLQGEHHGDR; encoded by the coding sequence ATGACTGAGAATCGTATTCACGTTCAGGGGTTAAACATTGATTACCCCGGCGCACGCGTAGTAGAAAATCTCTCGTTTACGCTTGGCGTTGAAAGGCTGGCACTGGTGGGCGAATCCGGTTCGGGCAAATCTATGACGGCTCGCTCGCTAATGGGTCTGGTACGCAAACCAGGCAAGGTCAGTGCCACTCATCTCAACGTGCTGAATCACGACTTGCTGACGATGCACGACCGCGACTGGCAGCGCCTGCGCGGCAATGACATTTCGATGGTTTTACAAGATCCGCGCTACGCGCTCAACCCGGTGAAAAACGTCGCCCAACAGATTGATGAAGCGTTGCGGCTGCACCAAAAACTGTCCACGGCACAGCGCCGCGAGCGAATCCGCGAAGTGATTAATGCGGTGGGATTGCAGGAAAACGTGCTGCTGCGTTACCCGGCGGAACTTTCCGGCGGTATGGGGCAGCGCGTGATGATTGCCATCGCCCTGGTCAACAATCCCAAAGTTCTGATCGCCGACGAACCCACCTCAGCTCTTGATGCTCGTCTGCGCAACCAGATTCTGGAATTGCTGGTAGAGCAATGCGAGCAACGCCAGATGGCGATGTTACTGATTAGCCACGATCTTCCGCTGGTCGCTCAACACTGCCAACGTGTACTGGTGATGTATCAGGGGCAAAAAGTCGACGAAATGGAAGCCCGCGAGCTTGCGACAGCCACACATCCATATACCCGCACACTCTGGACATGCCGCCCAAATGCCGCGACTTACGGCACAATGCTGCCGACACTTGACCGTAGCCAGAATCTGCAAGGAGAACACCATGGCGATCGTTGA
- a CDS encoding ABC transporter permease codes for MPSSLFLRRTLRSPAALCGLVIITLLVLVAIFAPLLAPFDPNWQDAAARLQAPNAQHWLGTDSYGRDMLSRLIYGSRPALGLVLLVTLITLPVGLLIGILSGYYGGWLERVLMRFTDVVMSMPRLILAFAFVAMLGPGLVNGALALALTTWPAYARQARSEIQRLRHSDYLAAAEMMGIRGLRLLAGHILPLCLPSAIVRLALDLAGIILAAAGLGFLGLGARPPMAEWGSMIADGMQVIFDQWWIAAIPGTAILISSLAFNLLGDGLRDVLEPGHD; via the coding sequence ATGCCGTCTTCTCTGTTTTTGCGCCGCACTTTGCGGTCGCCTGCGGCACTCTGCGGCTTGGTGATTATTACGTTATTGGTGCTGGTTGCCATTTTTGCGCCATTACTGGCCCCCTTCGACCCGAACTGGCAAGACGCCGCAGCACGTCTGCAAGCGCCGAATGCTCAACACTGGTTGGGCACGGATAGCTATGGCCGCGATATGCTTTCACGCCTGATTTACGGTTCACGCCCGGCTCTCGGCCTGGTGCTACTGGTTACGCTCATTACGCTGCCTGTCGGGCTGCTTATCGGCATTCTTTCTGGTTATTACGGAGGTTGGCTGGAGCGCGTGCTTATGCGTTTTACCGATGTCGTGATGTCGATGCCGCGCCTGATTCTGGCCTTTGCCTTTGTGGCAATGCTTGGTCCAGGCCTGGTTAACGGCGCGCTGGCGCTGGCATTAACCACGTGGCCTGCGTATGCACGCCAGGCACGCAGCGAAATTCAACGCCTGCGCCACAGCGACTATCTCGCTGCCGCCGAAATGATGGGGATTCGTGGGCTGCGCCTGTTGGCAGGCCACATTCTTCCGCTCTGTTTACCTTCCGCCATTGTGCGGCTGGCGCTTGATTTGGCGGGGATTATTCTTGCCGCCGCCGGGCTGGGTTTCCTGGGCCTTGGCGCAAGGCCACCCATGGCGGAATGGGGCTCAATGATCGCCGACGGCATGCAGGTAATTTTCGATCAATGGTGGATCGCCGCGATTCCTGGCACCGCTATTTTGATTAGCAGCCTGGCCTTTAACCTTTTGGGCGATGGATTACGCGACGTACTGGAGCCGGGTCATGACTGA